The nucleotide window TGTCCGCCGCCAGCCACTTCATGATCGTGTCGTCCCATTTGAAGAAGTCGTCCCACGCCGGCTTGAGCTGGGCGTACGTGGCCCGCTCGGCGTCGGTCATGTCTTCGGTGTGCGCGGAGGCGAGGTCCTCGTAGATGGTCTTCTTCGACTCGAGCTCGCCCTGCCGGTTGTAGCCGTCCGGGCCGGTCGCCGCCGTGTATCCGAACGCGCCGACGTCCGCGACCATCAGCCCCTGCCAGCCGGACACGTCCGCCGCCATGTACTTGGCCGCCCGGACATCGTCACGCACCTGCTCGAGCGCCGTCAGGCGATGCTGCGCCTCGCTCTGCTGCTGGAGCCCCCACCAGCCGACCGCCGCCGAGACGACGATCAGCGAAGTGAGCAGAAAGTACGAGACGCCGAGCCGCTTACCGACGCTGATGTCCTTGACGCGCACGAGGTTCTCCCTCTGACGGCGGCACCGGGTATACCGCACGTCTTACCTTTCGGCCGGAGATCGCGGCGAATAAGGGACTATTTCGAATTGCTTCGCTGGCGCGCCACCTCGTACAGGGCGACGGATCCGGCCGACGCCGCGTTCAGCGAACTCGCGGCTCCCGTGATGGGGATGCGGACCGTCTCGTCGCAGGCGTCGCGCCAGGCGGCGCTCAGGCCGTGCGTCTCGTTTCCGATCGCGAGCACGGTCGGCCCGGTGAGATCATGCTCGGCGATCCCGACCGGGCCGCGCTCGTCGGTGCCCACGATCTGCACGGGTACGCCGTCGGTCCGCACGACTTTCACCCAGTCGAGTACCTCGACGTGGCTCGGCACCCGTACCACCGGGAGGGCGAAGAGCGAGCCGGTGCTGGCCCGGACCGCCTTCGGGTCGTACGGGTCGGCGGCGTGCCCGGTGACGATCACCCCGGCCGCGCCGAACGCGTCCGCCGAGCGCACCAGGGTGCCGACGTTGCCGGGCGTGGTCGGCCGGTCGAAGACCACGACCAGCATGCCCGGGCCGGCGGCGATGCGGTCGAGGTCGTCGCCCGGCATCGCGACGACGGCCAGCAGCTCCGGCGC belongs to Amorphoplanes digitatis and includes:
- a CDS encoding TrmH family RNA methyltransferase; amino-acid sequence: MARTIRISTRNATFQQWQALLTNRNKRQRAGEFLVQGVRPISLAVERGWEIRAMLVSDGPGLSRWGRDIVDIAGAPQAVVAGELMGELGGKDDEAPELLAVVAMPGDDLDRIAAGPGMLVVVFDRPTTPGNVGTLVRSADAFGAAGVIVTGHAADPYDPKAVRASTGSLFALPVVRVPSHVEVLDWVKVVRTDGVPVQIVGTDERGPVGIAEHDLTGPTVLAIGNETHGLSAAWRDACDETVRIPITGAASSLNAASAGSVALYEVARQRSNSK